In Anaerolineae bacterium, a single window of DNA contains:
- the pfkB gene encoding 1-phosphofructokinase produces MIFTVTLNPALDWELTVPAFAFDTVLRATSSAVDAGGKGFNVSRALAALEVPSCALGFVGGSTGQRLAGMLGAMDIATSLVWIAGETRTNVSIVAAEQGRYLKVNEPGPAIRAEEQAALLARVQELTRPGDWWVLAGSLPPGVVSKFYGDLIAVIQQAGARAILDSSGEPLRLGCAAGVWLVKPNLDEAGQITGLMLTPERAAEALQPIHALGAEHVLISLGRAGAVLSDGRQAWRLRPPQVDEHNPIGAGDALVAGLVAGLCRGEALPDAAALGVACGAAAASLPGTAFGTRAQVEALRKGVTLTPLSPP; encoded by the coding sequence ATGATTTTTACGGTGACACTGAACCCGGCGCTGGACTGGGAATTAACTGTCCCAGCGTTTGCATTTGACACTGTGCTGCGGGCGACCAGCAGCGCCGTCGATGCTGGAGGCAAGGGATTCAATGTCTCGCGGGCGCTGGCGGCGCTCGAGGTGCCGAGTTGTGCACTGGGATTCGTCGGTGGGTCAACGGGGCAGCGCCTGGCCGGGATGCTGGGAGCAATGGATATTGCTACCAGTCTGGTCTGGATCGCCGGGGAGACGCGCACGAATGTCAGTATCGTGGCTGCCGAACAGGGCCGTTACCTGAAGGTGAATGAACCAGGACCGGCGATCAGGGCTGAGGAACAGGCGGCGCTACTGGCACGGGTGCAGGAACTGACCCGGCCAGGCGACTGGTGGGTGCTGGCTGGGAGCCTGCCGCCGGGCGTGGTCAGCAAATTCTATGGCGATTTGATTGCGGTGATTCAGCAAGCCGGGGCGCGGGCGATCCTGGATAGCAGCGGGGAACCGCTGCGGTTGGGGTGTGCTGCGGGCGTGTGGCTGGTGAAGCCGAACCTGGATGAGGCCGGGCAGATCACGGGACTGATGCTAACGCCGGAACGGGCAGCGGAAGCGCTCCAGCCCATTCATGCGCTGGGGGCGGAGCATGTGCTGATCTCGCTGGGCAGGGCCGGGGCGGTGCTTTCGGATGGCCGTCAGGCCTGGCGCCTGCGACCACCGCAGGTGGACGAGCACAATCCCATTGGCGCCGGTGATGCGCTGGTAGCCGGGCTGGTGGCCGGGTTGTGCCGGGGGGAAGCCCTACCGGACGCGGCGGCGCTGGGCGTAGCCTGTGGCGCGGCGGCGGCAAGCCTGCCGGGCACGGCTTTTGGCACACGGGCGCAGGTTGAAGCGCTCCGAAAGGGAGTCACACTGACGCCGCTGTCACCGCCATAG
- the pstA gene encoding phosphate ABC transporter permease PstA, whose amino-acid sequence MRDELSRVKPEDFTRVPLREALAGATLPPETADMTISQLSLEQQTAILSANLTHDALYARVLNDVIGLDILKSWTLSRTLFDYAGIEAEFQALVAAQNPPNPQLKSHSWLNTAFITGTQSSYPELAGIRTAILGTLWIMALTMIIAFPLGVGAAIYLEEYAHSGNWLERLIETNIRNLAGVPSIIYGLLGLAIFVRALAPISSGALFGINEANGRTIFAAAMTMALLILPVIIIAAQEAIRAVPQSIRDASYGLGATQWQTIWYQVLPAALPGILTGTILSMSRAIGETAPLIVIGASAVIFVDPSGPFSKFTALPIQIWQWTARPQEEFRNLAAAAIIVLLALLLMLNSVAIILRQRVSNRLRS is encoded by the coding sequence ATGCGCGACGAGTTGAGCCGGGTTAAACCGGAGGACTTCACCCGCGTACCGCTGCGCGAAGCCCTGGCTGGGGCGACCCTGCCGCCCGAAACCGCCGACATGACTATTTCGCAACTGAGCCTCGAGCAACAGACGGCTATCTTGAGCGCCAATCTGACTCACGATGCCCTGTATGCCCGTGTGCTCAATGATGTGATTGGCCTGGATATCCTCAAGAGCTGGACACTCTCCCGCACTTTGTTCGATTATGCCGGGATCGAGGCGGAGTTCCAGGCGCTGGTGGCGGCACAAAACCCGCCCAACCCGCAGCTCAAGTCACACTCGTGGCTCAACACGGCTTTCATCACCGGCACGCAGTCTTCTTACCCGGAACTGGCCGGCATCCGTACGGCCATTTTGGGGACGCTGTGGATCATGGCGCTGACCATGATCATTGCCTTCCCGCTGGGTGTGGGTGCGGCGATCTACCTGGAGGAGTATGCCCACAGCGGCAACTGGTTGGAGCGGCTGATCGAGACGAACATCCGCAATCTGGCCGGGGTGCCCTCGATTATCTACGGCCTGCTGGGGCTGGCGATCTTCGTGCGGGCGCTGGCGCCCATCTCCAGCGGGGCGTTGTTTGGTATTAATGAAGCCAACGGGCGCACGATCTTTGCTGCTGCGATGACGATGGCGCTGCTGATCCTGCCGGTGATCATCATTGCCGCGCAGGAGGCGATCCGGGCTGTGCCCCAATCCATCCGCGATGCCAGCTACGGGCTGGGCGCAACTCAGTGGCAGACGATCTGGTATCAGGTGCTGCCGGCGGCGCTGCCCGGCATCCTGACCGGAACGATCCTGTCGATGTCGCGGGCAATTGGCGAGACCGCGCCGCTGATCGTCATCGGCGCGTCGGCGGTGATCTTTGTCGATCCTTCCGGGCCGTTTTCCAAATTCACTGCTCTGCCGATCCAGATCTGGCAGTGGACGGCGCGCCCGCAGGAGGAGTTCCGCAATCTGGCAGCGGCGGCGATCATCGTGCTGCTGGCGCTTTTGCTGATGCTGAATTCGGTGGCCATCATCCTGCGCCAGCGGGTCAGCAACCGGCTGCGTAGCTAG
- the dinB gene encoding DNA polymerase IV: protein MPRKILHLDLDAFFCAAEARRDPALRGRPFVIGGRPEQRGVVASCSYEARHFGVRSAMPMARAVRLCPDLLILPPDRQLYHQASEQVMTILRNTTPLVEQLSIDEAFLDVSLLAEPPESIARRLQAVINADLELPVSLGVASNKLVAKIANNVGKAEASRRSAGPPNAIRVVPPGQEAAFLAPLPITELWGVGPRTAARLTELGIHTIGDLAAWPEDDLVHRFGAHGRALAAHARGLDDREVETEHEIRSISRETTFDRDVADGALLRRTLRHLCDEVGRQARREGLAGTTVKIKLRWSDFTTLTRQITRSAPTDQDDEIAAAALELLDRHWPGGRPVRLIGVGLSGFTTPAHQLSLWENTAETLERQRLQAALDALRDRFGEHAVQRGSDLIRRPRQKK, encoded by the coding sequence ATGCCGCGCAAAATCCTGCACCTCGATCTGGATGCTTTCTTCTGCGCCGCCGAAGCGCGCCGCGATCCCGCTCTGCGTGGCCGCCCGTTTGTCATCGGTGGGCGCCCGGAGCAACGCGGCGTTGTGGCCTCCTGCTCCTATGAGGCGCGCCATTTCGGCGTGCGCTCGGCCATGCCGATGGCCCGCGCAGTGCGGCTATGCCCGGACCTGCTGATCCTGCCCCCTGACCGGCAGTTGTACCATCAGGCGTCCGAGCAGGTCATGACCATCCTGCGCAACACAACCCCGCTGGTCGAGCAGCTGTCAATTGACGAGGCTTTCCTGGACGTATCGCTGTTGGCCGAACCGCCTGAGTCAATTGCCCGTCGCCTGCAGGCGGTGATCAACGCCGATCTTGAGCTGCCGGTATCGCTGGGAGTGGCTTCCAACAAGCTGGTCGCCAAGATCGCCAACAACGTTGGTAAGGCTGAAGCCAGCCGCCGGTCAGCTGGCCCGCCCAACGCCATCCGGGTGGTCCCGCCCGGCCAGGAGGCCGCCTTTCTGGCTCCGCTGCCGATCACGGAACTGTGGGGCGTTGGCCCCAGGACAGCGGCACGCCTGACCGAACTGGGCATTCACACCATTGGCGACCTCGCCGCCTGGCCGGAAGACGATCTTGTCCACCGCTTCGGGGCGCATGGCCGCGCTCTGGCAGCTCACGCCCGTGGCCTTGACGATCGCGAGGTAGAGACCGAGCACGAAATTCGTTCGATCAGCCGGGAAACGACGTTTGACCGCGACGTAGCCGATGGCGCGTTGCTCCGCCGCACCCTGCGCCACCTCTGCGATGAGGTGGGCCGCCAGGCTCGCCGGGAAGGGCTGGCCGGCACAACCGTCAAGATCAAGCTCCGCTGGAGTGACTTTACCACGCTGACCCGCCAGATAACGCGCTCAGCGCCCACCGATCAGGACGATGAGATTGCCGCTGCCGCGCTGGAGTTGCTTGACCGCCACTGGCCGGGTGGCCGGCCGGTGCGGTTGATCGGAGTCGGTCTGAGCGGATTCACCACACCTGCCCATCAACTGAGCCTGTGGGAAAACACAGCTGAGACGCTGGAAAGACAGCGCCTGCAGGCCGCCCTGGACGCGCTCCGCGACCGCTTTGGCGAGCACGCTGTCCAGCGCGGCAGCGATCTCATCCGCCGCCCGCGTCAAAAGAAATGA
- a CDS encoding SCP2 sterol-binding domain-containing protein has product MPTKEEISAFIARMPEMFLPAKAVGLNTTLQLNLTGDNGGKWWIKIANGQCEVHEGETPSPQMTLISAAEDLYAVLIGEVNAITAFMQGKIKVQGDMSLALKMQTMFNFQA; this is encoded by the coding sequence ATGCCAACCAAAGAAGAAATCAGCGCCTTTATCGCCCGGATGCCGGAGATGTTCCTGCCTGCCAAGGCCGTTGGCCTGAATACCACACTGCAGCTCAATCTGACCGGCGACAACGGCGGCAAGTGGTGGATCAAGATCGCTAATGGCCAGTGCGAAGTCCACGAAGGCGAAACCCCATCGCCACAGATGACTCTGATCTCCGCTGCCGAAGACCTCTACGCTGTCCTCATCGGCGAGGTCAACGCCATTACAGCCTTCATGCAGGGCAAAATCAAGGTGCAGGGAGATATGTCCCTGGCCCTGAAGATGCAGACGATGTTCAACTTCCAGGCCTAG
- the nagA gene encoding N-acetylglucosamine-6-phosphate deacetylase, giving the protein MRTIIRGGTIITPHQTLEHHALIIEAGRIAAIVPGSGDAQPGDTIIPADDLSVAPGLIDIHVHGANGCDTMDATPEAIHAMARYFAAHGVTAYLPTTMAASNADTTAAVENVRTCPQPADGAAHLGVHLEGPYLSIKHKGAQPPDHLRQPDPAEYNAWFASGVARLMTLAPELDGALELIETGVRQGVEFALGHSGADIDCVTAAADRGLRQATHAFNGMQGLHHRDPGTLGAVLVDDRIYAQVIADGVHVHPAMVKLLIRAKGLNRTILITDAMRATGLTDGTYMLGDSEVIVADGIARLATGSLAGSTLTLDAAVRNVMAFAGLTLPQALQMATAVPAEALGLAGRKGVLAPGADADVILLDSAAQVVMTIVGGNVVYRRN; this is encoded by the coding sequence ATGCGCACCATCATTCGCGGTGGTACCATCATCACCCCGCACCAAACACTGGAACACCATGCGCTGATCATCGAAGCGGGGCGGATTGCCGCCATTGTCCCCGGTTCGGGCGACGCCCAACCCGGCGACACGATCATCCCGGCTGATGATCTGTCCGTTGCGCCAGGGTTGATCGATATTCATGTTCACGGCGCCAACGGCTGCGACACCATGGACGCCACGCCAGAAGCGATCCATGCCATGGCCCGCTACTTTGCCGCGCATGGTGTCACCGCCTACCTGCCTACCACGATGGCTGCCTCCAACGCGGATACTACCGCCGCCGTGGAAAACGTCCGCACCTGCCCGCAGCCAGCAGACGGCGCCGCGCATCTAGGCGTCCATCTGGAAGGTCCCTACCTGAGCATCAAACACAAAGGGGCGCAGCCGCCCGATCACCTGCGGCAACCCGATCCTGCCGAATACAACGCCTGGTTCGCCTCCGGGGTCGCCCGGCTGATGACTCTGGCTCCAGAGCTTGACGGCGCGCTGGAGCTAATCGAGACCGGTGTCCGCCAGGGGGTTGAGTTCGCTCTGGGCCACAGCGGCGCGGATATCGACTGCGTCACTGCTGCCGCAGATCGCGGCCTGCGCCAGGCAACGCATGCTTTCAACGGCATGCAGGGCCTGCACCACCGCGATCCCGGTACGCTTGGCGCGGTGCTGGTGGACGATCGCATCTACGCCCAGGTCATCGCCGATGGCGTGCACGTCCACCCGGCCATGGTCAAGCTGTTGATCCGGGCCAAGGGCCTGAATCGCACCATCCTGATCACGGACGCCATGCGCGCCACAGGACTTACTGATGGCACGTATATGCTGGGGGATAGCGAGGTCATCGTCGCCGATGGCATCGCCCGCCTGGCGACGGGTAGCCTGGCCGGCAGTACGCTGACCCTGGATGCCGCGGTGCGCAATGTGATGGCCTTCGCCGGTCTGACTCTGCCACAGGCGCTACAGATGGCCACCGCTGTCCCGGCGGAAGCCCTGGGCCTCGCTGGTCGCAAGGGCGTCCTGGCCCCCGGCGCTGATGCCGATGTCATCCTGCTTGACAGCGCAGCACAGGTCGTCATGACGATAGTCGGCGGAAACGTCGTCTACCGGCGCAACTGA
- a CDS encoding esterase produces the protein MVSPSRVEQPLLESDVLRDNPLGDPSVRPLPVYLPPGYEDDPARRYPMIVMLTGYGGTGPFLLNLRPWDESLPQQLDRLILGGAMPPAIVVMPDCWTRYGGSQYLNSPALGRYEDYLIHEVIPFVDARYRTLADRANRGVIGKSSGGYGALVQGMHHPEVFGAVACHSGDMYFEYCYLGDIARLHANLASYGGWVELKQKLASIRPKNTRFFQTVGTLCYGMAYAPNPAAPDGFDMPIDLETGALREDVWARWLAHDPLRKLDQPAWADALRSMRLLYLDCGDQDEFNLQVGARLFVRKLAILGINCHFETFAGGHFDIHYRYDTSLPLLSAALQP, from the coding sequence GTGGTCAGTCCAAGCCGCGTTGAACAGCCGTTACTGGAAAGCGATGTCCTGAGGGACAATCCGCTAGGTGACCCCAGTGTGCGCCCTTTGCCGGTCTACCTGCCGCCGGGATACGAGGACGATCCTGCCCGGCGCTACCCGATGATCGTGATGCTGACCGGCTATGGCGGTACGGGGCCGTTCTTGCTGAATCTGCGACCCTGGGATGAGAGCCTGCCTCAGCAACTGGACCGCTTGATCCTGGGCGGCGCCATGCCGCCGGCGATTGTAGTGATGCCGGATTGCTGGACACGGTATGGTGGTTCCCAGTACCTGAATTCCCCGGCGCTGGGGAGGTACGAAGATTATCTGATTCATGAGGTTATCCCATTCGTGGATGCCCGCTACCGTACCCTGGCCGACCGCGCCAATCGCGGCGTGATCGGCAAGAGCAGCGGCGGTTATGGGGCACTGGTGCAGGGGATGCACCACCCGGAGGTCTTTGGGGCGGTAGCCTGTCACAGCGGCGACATGTACTTTGAGTACTGTTACCTGGGTGATATCGCCAGATTGCATGCTAACCTGGCCAGTTATGGCGGCTGGGTGGAACTGAAGCAGAAGCTGGCCAGTATCCGGCCTAAAAACACCCGCTTCTTCCAGACTGTTGGCACGCTGTGCTACGGCATGGCTTATGCGCCAAATCCGGCGGCGCCGGACGGTTTTGATATGCCGATTGACCTGGAGACGGGGGCGCTGCGGGAAGATGTGTGGGCGCGCTGGCTGGCGCATGATCCGCTGCGCAAACTGGATCAGCCGGCCTGGGCGGACGCCCTGCGCAGCATGCGATTGCTGTATCTCGATTGCGGCGACCAGGACGAGTTCAACTTGCAGGTGGGAGCGCGCCTGTTTGTCCGCAAACTGGCAATACTGGGCATCAACTGCCATTTTGAGACCTTTGCGGGTGGTCACTTTGACATTCACTACCGGTACGACACATCCCTGCCGCTGCTGAGCGCGGCGCTGCAGCCATAA
- a CDS encoding PstS family phosphate ABC transporter substrate-binding protein yields the protein MRMLRTVAIVLMLALLVPLMSVFAQGGDEVTLPEVDPLGVVGDILTAGSSTVGPLSERMAERFRDEGYSGNITIDIIGSGAGIERFCVNVETDIANSSRRIKDSEVEACRANGREPLEFRVGTDALAVVVSATNDFVDDVTLAELAQIFGTAEKWSDVRAEWPAEPILRFIPGTDSGTFDYFVEVVFEKDEGPILSASNVQLSEDDNVLVQGVLGSPYAVGFFGYAYYQENADVLRVLSIEGVEATAETVDNFTYPLARPLFLYSTAEIMQEKPQVAAFIAYYLTHVDEEIRDVGYFPANAEALNAARQTWLEAMGLAVP from the coding sequence ATGCGGATGCTTAGAACTGTCGCGATTGTTCTTATGCTGGCGCTTTTGGTTCCCCTGATGAGTGTCTTCGCCCAGGGTGGTGATGAGGTGACACTACCGGAGGTCGATCCGCTGGGGGTAGTGGGTGACATTTTGACGGCGGGGAGTTCGACGGTAGGGCCGTTGAGCGAGCGGATGGCGGAGCGTTTTCGTGACGAGGGGTACAGCGGGAACATCACGATTGACATTATTGGGAGCGGGGCCGGGATCGAGCGGTTCTGCGTGAATGTAGAGACGGACATTGCCAACTCGTCGCGGCGGATCAAGGATAGCGAGGTTGAGGCGTGCCGGGCGAACGGGCGGGAGCCGTTGGAGTTCCGGGTGGGGACGGATGCGCTGGCGGTGGTGGTGAGTGCGACGAATGACTTTGTGGATGATGTGACGCTGGCGGAGCTGGCGCAGATTTTCGGGACAGCGGAGAAGTGGTCGGATGTGCGTGCGGAGTGGCCGGCGGAGCCCATACTGCGGTTCATTCCGGGGACAGATAGTGGGACGTTCGACTACTTTGTGGAAGTGGTGTTTGAGAAGGATGAGGGGCCGATTTTGTCGGCGAGCAACGTGCAGTTGAGTGAGGATGACAACGTGCTGGTGCAGGGGGTGCTGGGCAGTCCGTATGCGGTAGGGTTCTTCGGGTATGCGTACTACCAGGAGAATGCTGACGTGCTGCGGGTGCTGAGCATTGAAGGGGTCGAAGCGACGGCGGAGACGGTGGACAACTTCACGTATCCGCTGGCGCGGCCACTGTTCCTGTACAGCACGGCGGAGATCATGCAGGAGAAACCCCAGGTGGCGGCGTTCATCGCCTACTACCTGACCCATGTGGACGAAGAGATTCGGGATGTGGGGTACTTCCCGGCCAACGCGGAGGCGCTCAACGCCGCCAGGCAAACCTGGCTTGAGGCGATGGGGCTGGCTGTGCCGTAG
- the gndA gene encoding NADP-dependent phosphogluconate dehydrogenase yields MTEYAIGMIGLGVMGANLARNLARHGFSVAGYDLDPARREAFDMHRSEGQIASFADTSGLLNALARPRRIILLVPSSAVDSAIASLRPGLDRGDLLIDLGNSFFGDTERRSAELAAQGLLFMGSGISGGEKGALHGPSIMPGGTPEAYALIAPAFEAIAARVSGEPCVAHLGPRGAGHYVKMIHNGIEYGIMQAIAEAYDLLKRVGSTTSEELQALFSAWNAAELNSYLIEITATIFARRDPETGQYLVELILDEAQQKGTGKWTSQNALDLGVPVHTINAAVDSRIISALKSQRLAAEALLPGPQPQPPLDRATFIEQVRQALYAAMLCAYAQGLAQLQAGSQEYDYGLNLAEIARIWRGGCIIRAALLEDIRRVYAADSTLPNLLLAEPFRTHILERQAGWRAAIQTAVANGIPVPALAHSLAYIDAYRSGRLPANLTQAQRDYFGSHTYRRIDRDGVFHTDWEA; encoded by the coding sequence ATGACCGAATACGCCATTGGCATGATCGGGTTGGGTGTTATGGGCGCCAACCTGGCTCGCAACTTGGCCCGTCATGGCTTTAGCGTGGCCGGTTACGACCTCGATCCTGCCCGGCGCGAGGCTTTCGACATGCATCGCTCCGAGGGCCAGATTGCCAGCTTTGCCGATACTTCTGGGCTTCTGAACGCGCTGGCGCGTCCGCGCCGGATCATCCTGCTCGTGCCTTCCAGCGCGGTGGATTCGGCCATCGCCTCGCTCAGGCCAGGCCTGGACCGAGGCGATTTGCTCATCGACCTGGGAAACAGCTTCTTTGGCGATACTGAACGCCGCTCCGCCGAACTGGCGGCACAGGGGCTGCTGTTCATGGGCAGCGGCATTTCCGGGGGGGAAAAGGGCGCGTTGCACGGGCCGTCGATTATGCCGGGCGGAACGCCGGAGGCTTATGCCCTGATCGCCCCCGCCTTTGAGGCCATCGCCGCCCGCGTCAGCGGTGAGCCATGCGTGGCTCATTTGGGGCCGCGTGGTGCAGGTCACTACGTTAAGATGATTCACAACGGGATCGAGTACGGGATCATGCAGGCTATCGCCGAAGCCTATGACCTCCTCAAGCGCGTGGGCAGTACTACATCGGAGGAACTGCAGGCGCTGTTCAGTGCGTGGAACGCTGCTGAGCTAAATTCCTACCTGATCGAAATCACCGCGACCATCTTTGCCCGCCGCGATCCCGAAACCGGCCAGTATCTGGTCGAGTTGATCCTGGACGAGGCGCAACAGAAAGGCACGGGCAAGTGGACCAGCCAGAACGCCCTCGATCTGGGGGTCCCCGTCCACACCATCAACGCCGCAGTCGATTCGCGCATCATCTCCGCCCTTAAGAGCCAGCGCCTGGCCGCGGAAGCTCTGCTCCCAGGTCCACAACCCCAACCGCCACTGGATCGCGCTACCTTTATCGAACAGGTACGTCAGGCGCTCTACGCAGCCATGCTGTGCGCCTACGCTCAGGGCCTGGCCCAGCTGCAGGCTGGCAGCCAGGAGTACGACTACGGCTTGAACCTGGCCGAAATCGCTCGCATCTGGCGCGGCGGCTGTATCATCCGCGCCGCCCTACTGGAGGATATCCGCCGCGTCTACGCCGCCGATAGCACCCTGCCCAACCTGCTACTGGCGGAGCCATTCCGCACGCACATTCTGGAGCGCCAGGCTGGCTGGCGGGCGGCAATCCAGACTGCGGTGGCCAATGGCATCCCGGTTCCAGCCCTGGCGCACTCGCTGGCCTACATCGACGCTTACCGCAGCGGGCGGCTCCCCGCCAACCTGACTCAGGCCCAGCGCGACTACTTCGGCTCCCACACCTATCGCCGGATCGACCGCGATGGCGTTTTCCACACCGACTGGGAAGCCTGA
- the pstB gene encoding phosphate ABC transporter ATP-binding protein produces the protein MMSSNGDGRYAVQIQHLNVFYGPKLAVREITMPIARNKITAFIGPSGCGKSTVLRAINRMNDLIPEARVEGEVIYRGENIYRPEIDPVEIRRRIGMVFQKPNPFPKSIYDNVAYGPRVLGIKDRRTLDQIVEQSLRQAALWDEVKDDLKKSGLALSGGQQQRLCIARALAVEPDVILMDEPCSALDPIATERIEDLMKELVVDYSIVIVTHNMQQARRVSDYTAFFTTDESRTGELVEFDRTDKVFSMPSDPRTADYIAGRFG, from the coding sequence ATGATGTCATCGAATGGCGACGGCCGCTATGCCGTCCAGATCCAGCATCTGAACGTCTTCTACGGCCCCAAGCTGGCCGTACGTGAGATCACCATGCCGATTGCCCGCAACAAGATCACGGCTTTCATCGGACCGTCCGGGTGTGGCAAGAGCACCGTCCTGCGGGCGATCAACCGGATGAACGACCTGATTCCGGAAGCGCGTGTTGAAGGGGAAGTGATTTACCGGGGGGAGAACATCTACCGCCCGGAGATCGATCCGGTGGAAATCCGGCGGCGGATCGGGATGGTGTTTCAGAAGCCGAATCCGTTCCCCAAGAGCATTTATGACAACGTGGCCTATGGGCCGCGCGTGCTGGGGATCAAGGATCGGCGGACGCTTGACCAGATTGTGGAACAAAGCCTGCGCCAGGCAGCGCTGTGGGATGAAGTCAAGGATGATCTCAAGAAGTCAGGGCTGGCGCTTTCTGGCGGGCAGCAGCAGCGCCTGTGCATCGCACGCGCCCTGGCGGTCGAACCGGATGTGATCCTGATGGATGAGCCTTGTTCCGCCCTGGACCCGATCGCCACCGAGCGCATCGAGGATCTGATGAAGGAACTGGTGGTTGACTATTCCATTGTGATCGTGACGCACAACATGCAGCAGGCCCGGCGCGTTTCCGACTACACCGCGTTTTTCACCACGGACGAGTCGCGTACGGGCGAGCTGGTGGAATTTGACCGGACGGACAAGGTCTTTTCGATGCCATCCGATCCGCGCACAGCAGACTATATCGCCGGGCGCTTTGGCTAG
- the pstC gene encoding phosphate ABC transporter permease subunit PstC, translated as MRVVAVDATAGTITVERAINGTLAAPLTAGVDILRADSVTLGEFLTSTQWMPQLGSFGVLPLLNATLMISAVAMLVAIPLGLSAAIYLSEYASPRARAVLKPILELLAGIPTVVFGYFALTFVTPLLRSLFGVEVVEIYNTASAGIVVGIMIIPTVASISEDALRAVPQSLRDASYGLGATRLETVTRVVVPAALSGIVASFILGVSRAIGETMIVSIAAGAGPKFTFNLFAGAETMTGHIVRISSGDISYNSIDYNSLFAIGLLLFVITLALNILSRAVTARFREVYQ; from the coding sequence ATGCGTGTTGTCGCCGTTGATGCCACTGCGGGGACAATCACTGTGGAGCGGGCGATCAATGGTACGCTTGCGGCGCCGCTGACAGCGGGAGTGGACATTCTCCGGGCTGATAGTGTCACACTGGGCGAATTCCTGACCTCCACGCAGTGGATGCCTCAACTGGGTAGCTTCGGCGTCCTGCCACTGCTGAACGCTACATTGATGATCAGCGCAGTGGCCATGCTGGTGGCCATCCCGCTTGGTCTCAGCGCAGCGATCTACCTGTCAGAATATGCCAGTCCGCGGGCGCGGGCGGTGCTCAAGCCGATTCTGGAACTGCTGGCTGGCATCCCGACAGTGGTCTTTGGCTACTTTGCCCTGACTTTTGTGACGCCACTCTTGCGCAGTCTGTTTGGCGTGGAGGTTGTGGAGATCTACAACACCGCTTCAGCCGGGATTGTGGTCGGGATCATGATCATCCCGACGGTAGCTTCGATCAGCGAAGACGCTCTGCGGGCAGTGCCCCAGTCGTTGCGGGATGCATCGTACGGTTTGGGGGCCACCCGCCTGGAGACAGTGACGCGGGTGGTGGTACCGGCGGCGCTGTCAGGGATTGTGGCTTCCTTCATTCTGGGTGTTTCCCGCGCCATCGGCGAGACCATGATCGTCTCCATCGCTGCCGGGGCAGGGCCGAAGTTCACCTTCAACCTGTTTGCGGGTGCGGAGACGATGACCGGCCACATTGTGCGCATCAGCAGTGGCGACATCAGCTACAACTCGATCGATTACAACAGCCTGTTTGCCATCGGCCTGTTGCTGTTTGTGATTACACTGGCGCTGAACATCCTGAGCCGGGCGGTGACGGCGCGCTTCCGGGAGGTTTATCAGTAA